The following DNA comes from Clarias gariepinus isolate MV-2021 ecotype Netherlands chromosome 7, CGAR_prim_01v2, whole genome shotgun sequence.
CGCGTTAAAAATGGTCTGATCATTCCTTTTTCTCCAAAACTTGCGAGcaaattttttccttttcccttcTACATTTTTCTCCTTACAAATCCCTTTAGGGATCCCACAACAAACACCAATGGATGTGTTTTTTTGGTAATGGACTGGGCTGGTCCATTACCAAGCGAGTAAAAATCTCTAAACTTTATCCAATATCACTTCTTTAGGAAACATTTCAGCGCATCATAACGTTACATGTTTCATGAAGATCTGACTTAAACACTTTAGGAACAGCGGTGCCTCAAACGGTTAAGACTCTGGTTACTGATGGGAAGGTCAGGGTTGTAAGCGTTTGACAGAGGCCCTGAACCCCATCTGTTTCAGGGGTGCTGTACCCTGACTAACcctgggaatttttttttactgtactgttAAGGGAatatcacactatgatgtcacacTGATTAGAGCTTTagcactatgatgtcactgttCTGATAGTGATGTCACGTGGAGGGacctcttgttcttctaaggatttttttcccaccattCAGTgcttttgggggtcttaacatgctcaaaaagtcatgaaaatcaaCAAACAGGTTAGAATCTGTTGCCATTAGGATACCTAAGCGGTTGGACCCTGGGCGTGGCCCGAGGcctttacaaatgttttttctgCATAGCTTATACACTCTTGCACATATACATACGGAACTTGGTACATGTTTAGATCTCATTGAGCTAACAACTTTGACTATGCATGTCATGGTTGCAAAATTCAGAATTATGCATTTTTATACCAATGATGATAAGGATATTATTTTCTTACAATTAATTCCTTATAGTTTAGATTCAGCAGTACAGTTCAATAATTTAGAGAAACATGGACACACCACACTGTTAAAGAGATAATTTTACAAACAACAAGTGACTTACAAGTCTATCCAGTGTTTGATACACGTTGTTAGTATCCTCCAGTCCGACCTGTTTTCCTTCAGGATAAAACAGAGGCTTTTGTAAGACGTATTACAAATAAACTAACATCCTACAGGAGGCCGCTGCAACATACATTAATCTTTGACAGTAATGTTAATTGAAAAGTTATAGTTGTGTTTAGAAGGAAAGGTTTAAAAGATCCTTTACAACAAGCACTTACTTAAACCTCACATTTAAGTCTTTGCGTTTATTGCATCACCTTTATTGCATCATCTCAGAAATtactaaatttaaattaaattgagaGAGACAACTGAGATAATGCAACATAATGAATGCCAACCACCGATGAACAGCAAGAAGACAAtgccataaataaatatttggtaaATGATAAACAACCAAAAGTTCGTAGACAGTTTGTAATGGACCGACTTCATTTTTGCATGGTTCACTGCCAGTCAGAAATGATTACACTGTAGCTAATGTGTAGCCAATTCGTAAGTTATTTAAGGTGCTTTCACATTAAGCAAGATGTCAGCTGTAGCTGTGTAGGTCGAAACAGCAAACTACTTCCGTGTTTAGCTACAAATGGCTTCAAATCTAATTCAATCCATGTCCAAGTACAGCATACCACGCTCAGGCCCACCTCGCAATGCTTGTGTTCTCACTGCTTAACACAAACCAGATTTTGGGGGAAAATGATCATAGGCCCTAATGTGAAAAAATTAACTTTTCCTGGTGCAAGCCATGCTCTGTCACACTTTTGTTCCTTTTCCATACAATCGGACGATACACGAGTGACACATATAACCACACCCACTTCGGGGAAAATACGTGCTAGATTACTGGTATATCAGTTATTTTAATTGATCAGAAATGCATCAGGGTCTGGATAAAATTTCTACTTTGCCCAGATCCTGACTATTGTGTGCCATTTAGTAATGCCTGCTTTTATCATGATACTTAACATTCGTACAAGGTTTTATAGCCTGGAGGCCCTAAACCTAAACTTCTAACTTTCTCTAAAAGTTAGTTGTGCATGATTAGGTTTGTCCACACAGCTAAGTCACTGTCGATCTTTAAGCAACAACTAAACAtctgtttttagaaaaaattGTTCCACTGCAGCACCAACAATTTTCCAAACTAGAACAAGGCACCACTTACGTAAGACCGTCACAACCGCCatcttggaaaaaaaatgggCTCAGTGTGCAATGGACAGTTCAAATTATTTTTGGTCATTATACAGCCAGGAGAACTGCCAACAAAGCCATGTTGCTAGTATTCCCGGGAAAGTAGTTAAGTTAGTTAAGcccttatttgtcacatatacagtacagcacagcacagtaaaattacttcttcgcatatcccagcataactggggacagagcgcagggtcagccatgatacggcgctcctggagcagatagggttaagggccttgcttaagggcccaacagtggcaactaggtggagctggggatcgaaccgtcAATCTTTCGATCAGTAACTCATTACCTTAGCCTCTGAGCCTCCACTGcccccaacaacaacaaaaaaagtagaGACGTACAAGGACATATACAGTGACAATGACGTGACTCTCTAGCCCAAGGAAAAACAAAGCCAGTTTTCAGGAGGTTCGCTATTGAACTGGGACTAGAACCAGACTGGAATTGGCACCTGGTTCACTTTGGTGGAAAGGGGGCTCTAGTTGGTAACATAGTGCACAAGTGGAAGGATCTATTTGATGATGTAAAtgtggataaaagcatctgcaaaatgctgaaatataaatattgctAGTCATTTGTTTGCTATCGATCAGCCAGCCCAGTCCTTAGTGTCATCGCTTTAGCGACTTACTTTCATGAATTAAGAGGATTCTAATTGTTCAAAGAATAGATGGCGTTTACGTTATATTAGGTGGGCGTGGCCAACGGCCAGAGAACCTCCCACTTCTAAATCACTGACGAATAGAATCGAATGCTGACAGGGAAAAAACCTGCATCGTTATAAGGATAATTAAAGCAAAGTGGGAAAGTGAAAATTTCGAAAATTCATTTCGTTTggtttctttaaaacgttttaaaaaatttaatcaggTAAAAATTAGACCTGAAACGAGCTCCACTACCGAGCTCGCTGTTTAACGTTAGCTCAAATCCCTGAGTTTTTCTTCTCCCAaattaaaaacactaaagacGTTCTGATGTTTGTCGAGCAGTAACAATAAACGTATTATTAGTCTACATAAAACAGgttactaaacaaacaaaataaatatgaatatatcaTTTACAGAAAGATACACGTATAAACAGAGCTAAAGCCTAAGCGGGTATTTTGGTAGCTGGCTAGCTAAACTTAGCAAACCTGCTAACGCAGCTAGAATGCCGGGTGGAGAATAAAAGCTAACACCGGTCACACATGACAAGCTAAATATTGCAGTAAAGCTCGTGTTACCACTGGTGATTATGATATAAtatcaatattttattaaaacgtttTGTTTTTCCAAACCTGAAAGTCCTCGTCCGGAAACTCTGGTGTAAATAAAGAAGCCGAGAGCGGAGCTGCTTTTCACAACAGGACAATCGCAGGCTGAGGAAAGAACAGAAACGTGAAACTAGCTCCCATGGTGAGAAGGACTTCCGGTCTCGGTGAagtaatattacaaaataaaagccCGAACAAACgcagcaaacaaaacaaaacgcaGATTTAAAATATAGCTGCAAGAAacaatgagcgggcccaagcgaCTGTGGGTTTAAAGGGGAATATCAACACcattatgtaattaatttaGAACAGGGGGCATtttatgttaagacctccaaaagctggggaaaaaaaagcatcacactatgatgtcacaaaTTGAGTGACGTCCATTGagtgcattttgcaaacaaaccaaaataactgacttacTGTTAAGTAGAGCCAATGCCATGCACAGCAGAAGCTGTTCAgcttaataagataaaaataattatcaggttcattaaaaaaaaaaaatccttaaaaaaacaagctaTCCCTTCACACTATGACTGCATAGTGCTTGGGGCCTAATGACAAAAAACCTGGATGTATGCACACTGTATGGTTAAAGCATGTGACTACCTGGTAATCACGTCAGGTACACATAATTGTATAGGATGTCTATTTATGCAGTagcattagattagattaaattttaagattacagtgtagtggttagcactcgcacctccaggatcaaTAACATGATCCCCatctctgggtctgtgtgcatggagtttgcatgttctccctgtgcttggtgggtttcctcccacagtccaaacacaagCAAGCGTtcccaaagtgtgtgaatgagtgtgtgcatatgtgtgtgtgtgtgtgccttgcaatggaaTCTGCACCCATGGAATGCAttccattccgaagtgtacttcacagggtgctcccttGCTCCGTTTGCAGGGAATGTCGGTAAAGGGACATTTCCCtaacaaaattccaccattcagaacactCGCTTCCTCCGTACGTTCctatggtaacataagcacctcgaGCAATTTGGGCACTGATCTTAAGCCTAATAGCCTCTTATGCACATCTGGTAACAGCATTTCGGCTTTGTACATGTAATCTGCACAATgacaaagttgaatctaatcaaatattgaatcaaatcaaatcaaacttAATCATGAGtattctgggataggctccaagccccctgcgaccctgtatacaggataatctatgagtgtgagagagtcagTGAGTCTAGGTATGCAATagcattagattagattagattagattatggaggcacagtggcatagccattagcattgtggcctcgcacctccagggtcgagggtttaatGTGTGTGGAGTTGTGCTTTgtggttttcctcccacagtgcaaagacatgcagattaggttaatttaagtaaatgtttattatcagtggcgcagtggtaaagtgctcgccctatcatccggagatcgtgagttcgattcccgggtgatgctgtaacctctcgcctcttagccgagctctctcagaaggggagggatgagaggtacttagatTAATGTGgtactcccacattaatcacggctctacagccagtcAGGGACGTCTGTGACCTTGAGCTAGCGGAAGGAGAGGATAGCGCTGTAGTTCAacaagatgcggtcggctggcatcgcatggtttggaggaaacgcGTGATattcttcggccctcccgactgagtggtagtagtagccttaatgtgggagttccctagtaaaaaatattagcattttctggttaaacaaaagggttcctGTGTCTTATGTACAGAATGTGCATTAGGTAATAAGGATAGGGTATATATGGGTATTACCTGATGCACATTCTGTACATAAGACACTGGAACAGTGACAGTGCGCTGTGCACAAATATTATCTTTGTATAATCATGTCTGCATTTTGTACAAAAGCATTCAATATTTCCAAACATaacataaatgtaaacaaaaataataaataaataaaattacagaagaatatttgcatgcctgtgAAGAAAGCAACATGTTACACTACAACCATTGACATTGACAACCGGGCCCCCGACACAACCTGTGTGCTTTTTGATCATGTTAAGACCTCTAAAACGCCATCGCCACCTAGGTGTCATGAGTCATGAAGCATCGTTCAGCATgcgtttaaggcatcgtcactgTGTGCTGTGCGCCAGATTTTCATGAcgttttgagcatgttaagaccttcAAAGAGGCCCGGCTgattaataaagataaaaaaagaaataaaaatactgtaataataaaaaatatagttgcaagcaacgatgagtaGGCCCAAGCACCAAAACGCTGCCCGGGTTGCTCTTCACAACTTGCGCATTTCAAATAATatgggccctaaatatttgtaaTGTCAACTGTGTGTGTCACACGTGTGAGAgtaagagattgtgtgtgtgtttgtgtagaatAGGGGGAACtttatgttaagacctccaaaaatctggtgtgttgtgtgtgtctgtgtacatgTGTAAGTGAGAAATGTGAGTATgcgtgttaacatttgtgatgtgtgtgtttgtatgagtgtgtttatgtatgtatgtgtgtaagagagagagagatgtgtgtgtatgtgtgtgatatgtgtttgtgcgtgtgtgtgtgtgagagagagagatgtgtacgtgtgtagaaTAGACCGAAGATcctggtggaaaaaaaacatcaaactatGAGGTCACAGAACGTGCCATtcaatataatgtcactttTGTTTGTGACATGTTTTCTTCCGTGTAGACTCTGTAAACATGCAATAACTGTTCATGTGTGCCTTTGTCATTCAGGATCAGACCACTCATGAGCCATCATTTCATGCAGTAGGACAGCCAGATGCATGTAGTAGAGGTAGGCAGAACTGGGTTATAATAATTTTGTTATCTGGAATGATCAGATGTCATGGAATAAGTCCTCTATAGCGATGACATTTTCTGGATGTGATGACAGCTGGTTCTGATGGAAGGTGCACAGTCCACCTACAATGCCAGACCAGGACTAGAgagcatggtttaaaaaaattaattgaagggggaattttaattaaataatgatatttttttttctttttatacaatgttaattacactaaaaagattgtgttaaattatacagtatatagccaaCCTATGGGTTGCAAGACtattatattttactagtttatAGTAGGATAGTTTAGTAGGATAATTCAGATTAGTTTAGTTTTTGTCTTATTACACAGTTCAGGCAAAAATCAATAGAATATTTAACAATACtgcaaaaattatattttaacaaatacaaatatcTCAAATATAGTTAAATTTGTCTACCCTTTCTTAAAATAGGATttcaacaaaccaaatataagattattaagtgCATTTCTAGTCAAATATTACTAAAACTGCAAGAGAAAATATCTTGTTTTAATGGCAGAAAATTCTGCTAgtttttaagaattaaaaaatttgcTTCAGTAAACTTTGGTAATATTTGACTAGAAATAAGttgaataattttatatatataaatattttattatatatattttggtagTCTTCTCTATAAGaaattatagaaatatatataatatttatataataaaaatatcgcTAAATTGAAATTCTGCATGGGCAGAATTTACTCCCCCGCCAcccaagtaaataaataaataaataaataaataaataaaaataataatcacagtGTATTTGACTGCTCTTTATTTATCCGCTGATAGAAATTACACAACATAAACTGGCAGCatgaagaaaatacaaaaaaaaaaatgaagttaaTAGTAACGCTCATGACATTCCTTATAAATCTAATTTCTGATTTTCATTTAAACTGTTGTGTTTGCATTGCAGTAATGATATCAGACTGCTTTTTTTTGAAGATGTCAAACATGTAAAATAGCAAAATCTCCCTTATAAACCGTACAGAACATTGCATAGCAATAATGCCTTTAGAGGACCAGGCAATGTTTCATGGATCTTCTTGTATATAAATTGCAACACACTGTTTGTTCTTGAACATTTATGTTTATCTGGGATTGAGTCCTGCATGTGCTCTGGTTCATCTCCTTATACGCATTAAGCTATAGAACACTAGTGCTTTGAACGGCTTGGAAAATTAACTACACCCCTAATTCAAGGTCCTCGATCTCCTTAAGCAGCTGCGCCTCCTTCTGAATCTTCTCCAGCTGTGGGATGAGGTTTATACACAATGATGTTATTTGGATTCATTTTCATTAACTCCGTGACATACAGCACACAAAACTGGAATACAGATTTCAGTGGAGTCTATTTGTGGAGAAGAATAAACAAAGCCAGAATCACAAGTATAAAAAAACACTGAGTAATGGAATAAAGTGCAGTACCTGGTTTTTCTGCATTTGTTTGCCAGCTGCTTGTTGCTCCTTTAACTCCTCAATAGCCTTGAGTTTCTGAGGCAAATATACAAATTCGGGTTAGCTTCTTCCTGTTATACCATTTTAATGAAGCCTGAAATAAAAgcatgacccaaaacatacacagGTTTCCTACTTAACCTAAATGAAAGAGATGAAACTAGCAAGCTGGTGTCAATTCAAAAGACATTGGCTGGATATGGAAGACAGAAAAAGCTTTATAGTGACCGTTACAAATGTTTTTTCACCCTATAGTTTATATTACTAATTAACTGGATTTAAATGAACTTGTGGTAAATGGACACTTCGTGAGAACTTTTTCACCAAACGAACATAAATATGAGTTTATAATATAGCCATGGGTAAGAGTAGAAGAttaactataagattttagatggggagagcagctgcctgccaaaacccatattcaaaaccagtcacagaagcactttcagcaactAAAACATCTGGTAATAGTATGCCCAATTAACGGAAAAACTTCCTTAGTATAATTGCTCATAAGTCGCTCTGAACCGTCCCTGTTGCTCGTATCTAGTGCAGTGCAGTTTTATcatgaagacttttttttccccttagattttctccctaatttagttgtatcCAATTcttccccgtcactagggggctcccacattaaggtaCTACTagcactcagtcgggagggccgaagactatcagacgtttcctccgaaccacgtgatgccatctttttgaactgcttgttaacgcaccgttgggggcagTGTAAGGCACTCtaaggacagcgctatccgctccttccacttgcgtgagctcacagatgcccctgattggctgtagagccatgataAATATGAGAgcaccaagtacctctcatctctCTCCTCTAAGATTGCTCGGCCAattagctctctctagacctcggGCTGCGAggggttacagcatcacccggaaaTTAAACTCGCGATATCGGGATGATAGGATGGTCACTTTACCACTCGGAGGCCATCAGAGAAGACTTTTGTTGCAGAATAAGTTGTGCAGCAGAAGCACTTACAACAGAAACCTTTTTTTGAAGGATGCATAAAATAAAGCAGAATAGATACtgaaatctgattggttaaGAATGCTTTCAAACCACAGGTTCATATTAATGTACTTTACGTTAGTGTTTCTGTAGTAACAGCTCATATATagtgacttttaaaaaatgtctcatTCTGCAAAGAGAAACATATGATTACTGATATAGTTAGGGCTTCCATAAAGAGCTGTTGAATTTATGCTTTATGAAAGCAGTCTCCAGTGTAACTGCAGTTGGTAAGTTTTCAAACTTGTACTGTACTAAGTTACAAAAGTAACTAAAGTTTATGACAAACATTTCACAACAATAAATGTAATGACATACATAGATAAATATGTAAACTGCTgcactttatttaatatgaCGTCAGTCACTTCCACCATCATATTgtctttgattattttcctattacaGCACGTCAGgtggtttataaataaaatgcactgtccacatacagtacagtacaaaagtCCTGAGCCatccattatttctttatatcttgcttccaaagagccagacattcttgtatttttattcattttcagtaCAGTCCCTGTACCTGGCCAGTTccagatgatttttttattcactaaaCCACACAGTGATCTATTAACCattcaagtataaaaaaaaattaaaataaatctaaccTGAGGCATGAACCaataagaaacaggtgcagatgatgacataTGATCAGACTGGTAATTTGTATACTGGTGGAGCCGAATTATGAGTTTTTACAAaagtaaacaattttttaattggTTTAAATCTTTAGGCAcattgcagcctgtcacagtaataCATCGgtttccatttctttaatttaatcttcataatttaattgaatttaatatgaagaaatgaaggcGGCTCAAGCCTTTTTCACAGTATTGTATGTTTAAACACTGATCAGAAAGTTCTGCTCTAGTAACTGTAAGGTTATGAGTTTAAATTCAGTGACTACCAGTAAGTCACTATAGCAGGGTCTCATTAATCCTCAACCGCTAAATATCTGACATACCTTTCTTAAAttcttaatctttttttcagtttcagggTCTCCGTGTGTGGACGTTACAGGATTCTGTTTGGTGGCTGGTGGAAGCTCTGACGGTGGAGTCTGAACTTCATCAGATTTATTTTCCTGTATTgacggaaaaaaataaataaatactgtacagtaaaaccttggattgcgagtaacgtgatttgcgagtgttccgcaagataaGCAAagatacattttgacttgggaaacaaacaagtcttggactctgagtgtcacgtgatcacaactcaactcaactttctctcttgcgctgcggaattgtgggtaatcgtctcccctgctgggtcttagtgctcgtctcttactggtataatcaacacgtgtactgtttactataacactgtgaccacatgtatgtgtgtaaaacacattttattttgtgtctgcatGCGTGtatgtacagcgcgcgtgtaaagcaaaagcaatctcattagagaggttaaagatgcattttttctctctgtgtcagcctgctctttgtgtctgcgGCACGcacgtcattggacactgtttttttttactttatattttgtgttaattatttttattattttatgtatttatttttttgggctgtggaacgaataatttaagtttcccatttcttatgggaaaatttgatttggtttttgagtgttttgaaatatgagccggcttatgctcgtaatccaaggttccactgtctGGCAAATCCAAATATTTTTTGGAATAATATAGATACCACAGTTAGGTTAGATATTGGATTATTTAGGTAgataaacataattttaaagaaCTATTAATATGGTATTGTACTTCTGCTTTTCATTTACTATAATAACCCATGCCTTTATAGTGGTACGCCAATGGCTAGGGATAAGTTCCAAAAATAAAGTTAATCAATTCCAGAAAAATGCGTAAAAACTCCAAACACATTATAGACGACAACCAGAACACACCTGCTTAGCTGCTTTCTTTGCCTCCCGTCTTCGCTGGTTTTTCAGAGCTGCCTTGGACATCTGCTTGTCTCCAGCACCAGGCTTCATGTTCTGAGGTAGTTCCTCTTCATGCTAACAGAATGAAAGagctttttaattagttttaattgcACACTAACAGATAGTACTGAGGCAAATATCACCAGGTTGCACAAATATCCACTTTTACCTGCTCATTTCATTTGCCTGCACCTGGTAACCATAGCAACTGATGAACTAATCTTCATAGTTCACAGGAGGATGCTTGAGGAAAGTGCTACCTTGCTGTTTATGTACGATGATTTCATAACAATTAGAACATATATGAGGCAGGTGGACTCACGTGAGGATGTATAGAGTATAGTAGACCTCTCGTGAGGTTataaatatagtataatatatataagtatagtggagtatacagtatataggagcAGTAAAACAGACTCTCAGTAGGATACGAGCTCACCAGTttgaggctgctgctgctgctctctGGTTTGTTGCGCAGGGCAGGAGGCCGGTAAGCCTGCGCAGGCTTGGCTTCGGTGCTCCCGAGATCACTTGCAGCTGCCTGGTACTTCACCGCCTTCTCTGGGAATGTCCCGGGTAAAAACGGTTGCCAGACCACCTCCCAGAGCTCTTTCCCTGCCGGCGTTTCCTGCTTGTACAGAACCGTGCCGGTGTAATGCCAGATCTTATAGCCGTTGCTGACCCTGAGCCTGGGCGAGCAGGTTGCTGTAACAATGTGCTCTCCGTCAGGACACCAGGAGAAGAATGTGGTGTCTGCAGCCTGCGGTTTGGACACTTGCTTGTACTTCTTCACGTCCCACACCTCCATCTGACCCCTCAGGTTTCCGAAGCCTGCCAGGACCAGGACATGGCCCTGAGGGCTGTAAAAAGCAGCGTTGCGCGGACCTGTGCCGAAGTCGAAAATGGGCTCGCACTTCAGGTTAAAGACTGTGGCTTTGGCAGGCATGAAGCCATAAACCACGCAGAATTCTGAAGAGTTGGGGCTCCAGGTCACGTCATAAATAGGGCCGTTCTTTGCTgttcaggaaaaaaattaaatgtaatgttaaatgtacataataaaAGAATGTTAAGCAACAAGAGAACAGTTTATACAATAGGGTGCTGATAAAATgttatttgcacattttaataGCCATACTGCCCAATATCGCAGTTCTGACAGAATTATCAATGCTTACATCACTGTTTTTAACAGAGACAACTGTAGTTAAATAAGATTTATAAGAGAGTTATATGTAATAGAGAAATTGCATTAAGAACTTTAACAAAATGCACAACATACAAAAaagggtaagtcaaaaattatccacactctagcaataaaatttttagaaaagacaaatacataatttttcagCATagtctccttgcttttcaaaatACTATGTGCATCTGTTGACAAGCTTTTGTAttccctaataaaaaaaatatttgaggcTAAACTGCGAGCTGTCGTCACTTTTTCATTAtaagtgaatcttcgtcctcgtagGTCTGCTTTCAGGAGACCTAAGAGGTGAAAGTttgatcaggactatagggatgATGCtgtaacacctcaaaacaagtGTTGACAGTGTGGGCTGTAGTGTGAGGTTATGAACTGTCATGCAAGATCATAACGTCCTCAgatatcagtcctctgtgttCAATCAAACATTTAGTCTTTACcactcttcaataagcatctcactgtaacgagcactgttgattgctgaaccttttttttccctgataatgttccagtaCTGGCACTTGAGAATCCCAAAAGACTGTAAGCACCAATTTTCCAGTTGATGGTTAACtgtttgaactttttctttctcagcgattgaggatgtttccgtttcATACATAGCCATTTACTTTTAGGCccatagtgatgaatccatgtctcgtcaccagtaatgattctctttaagaaactttcaccttccttagagtatcgttccaaattttgtttgtggatattcaaacatttttttccgtGAGTTGTTCAGGCATGAGGTACACCTTTAGACCATAAAAAAACCAACTAATTTCTGCATGCTGGTCTTCTTTCCTGATAATCACAAGCAGgacatccatttttgctcggaTCATAGTTACAACTAAACTAAagtaacacattcacacctgcacagcaacGACcagggagacagtagccttggaCTGAAAGTACTGATAAGACAGTGCGGCCAACTGGAGTTTTAAGGTAaccagagtgtggataattttttacTCCCTAGTAACATTTTTCATCAATCAAAATGTAATTACTAAAATCAAAACATAGATTAATTTTAGGAACAAATCAATCAAAATTAGTGTCACTCTAACCAGAATACTTAAGATTTTCAAGAACACTGGAAAATCTCAGCTAACTAACAACCACTTTCTCTCCAATGTTAAACAGCGTGATCAATATGATGATGCAAACAAGCTGAATGTTAAAAGCCAAAACACATGTAGCAAGACCAGAACATTAGATGAAAGAAAGATTTCAGAAAAGtacttaaactaaaaaaaaattaaataaagaaccAAATGAATTTCTTTTTGTTATATCCAACTCTGAATATCAATGATAGTTGGACATAAGAAATAAACAACCTACATAacaaatggtgtttttttttatttcattatcgTGGTAAATATTTATCACATCCTAATGtgataacattttaaacttctTACGCACATTAATAAAGATCATTTTGTGATAGACTTTGTGAACTCTATATAAACTTTCA
Coding sequences within:
- the eif2a gene encoding eukaryotic translation initiation factor 2A, with translation MAPPTPHLAVRGSDGTVLLRGPPTCEESPTFQRDERQSKHVTFSRDGSLFGWCNGEKVSVIKVASGDLVKAFDLPKTTLLAFSPLCKVLVTWKQYTKSQDNPQGEANLQLWDLQSGNCVKAFYQKKVEGWCPSWADDESIAVRCVNNELHFFENNNFETIANKLHLQKVSDFALSPGSQPSKVAVYVPGSKGAPSFVRLYQYPNFSGPSSALANKSFFKADKVTMLWNKRASAVLVTASTEVDKTGASYYGEQTLHYLATNGDSAVVQLPKNGPIYDVTWSPNSSEFCVVYGFMPAKATVFNLKCEPIFDFGTGPRNAAFYSPQGHVLVLAGFGNLRGQMEVWDVKKYKQVSKPQAADTTFFSWCPDGEHIVTATCSPRLRVSNGYKIWHYTGTVLYKQETPAGKELWEVVWQPFLPGTFPEKAVKYQAAASDLGSTEAKPAQAYRPPALRNKPESSSSSLKLHEEELPQNMKPGAGDKQMSKAALKNQRRREAKKAAKQENKSDEVQTPPSELPPATKQNPVTSTHGDPETEKKIKNLRKKLKAIEELKEQQAAGKQMQKNQLEKIQKEAQLLKEIEDLELGV